The Diceros bicornis minor isolate mBicDic1 chromosome 26, mDicBic1.mat.cur, whole genome shotgun sequence sequence agcaaaagagaaaaaggtgcaAGCAGGATGGACATATGAGGCTGAGCAGGAATCATGTGAAATGGTGTGACTTGGGTGACATATGAATGTTAGGCCAACCTTCAGAAGGGgttaggggtggggagaggggaggaaagccTCCTGCGCGTCTCAGGCTCCCAACTCTGCAGTCAACGAGCCCGCTTAACGGGGGTTGGGGCAGTGGCCTCATCAGGCGCCCTCCAGCCTTAGGTGGCGGCAGCCCCCGAGGGCATCCTTCACCTGAACCACTGCCCCTGCTTTGCTCTGCGCACCGGGAGGGAGGGAACACCCGGGTCGGGGCGCAGCACGGTCAGGGCAGGGACAGCCCAGCTGGGACCCCTGTGCCGCCCTCACCCCCACCGCGCTCACGAGCTTCCCAAGCCGCCCCTCCTCCGCGAGCGCATGACGAAGACGCTCAGCGCCACCTGCAGCAGCAGCGCCCCGGTCCCCGCCCAGCGCCCTCCAGCGGACGGCCTCCTGGCACACGGCCGAGAACCAATGCGTATCCGTGGAGAAGCAGCTGGGGGCGGGGCGCCGACGTCACAAATCACAGAAATCGTGTTCATGAGAGAAGTTGGGGGTGCTCCTGAGAGAAGCTGGAAGAGAGGGGCGTCGTCCCTGAGTTGAAACATTTTAGAAGTGTCCTGCACTGACAGATGCAAAGGAAGGCATCACGCGGTGTGGCAGACAACGGGCTGTTCCCCAGTACCTGCTCCCTCTTCTTCCTTACTATTAGGACAGCCAAATTTTAGATGAGTACACAGTCATCCAGAACAAAGACCACATCTCTAAACCTGCTGCATAGTCAGTTATGACCCGAGGATTAAGTTGTGGCCAGTGGACTATAAACCAAAGTGCTGTGTGTGTGATTTCCAAAAAAAACATCCTTAAAGGGACGCGTGATGCCCTTCATCAATCCTACCtccttcctgctggctggaatgCAGATGTGATGGCTGATACTCCAGCATGTCACACCATGCAGTGGGAACTACATGCTGAAGATGGTTAAGTAACAAAATTCTGTGTAAAGGAACCTGGTCCCTGACATCGACGGCACCCTGCCAACCCTTCATGGCCTgcttctgggtttcttttatgtAAGATTTCGTTCTAGCCATTATTGTTTGGTTTTCTGTCTCACAGAGCTGAAATGAATCCTAACCAATAAACAGAGGAGATGAGGATCCTTTTTGTTGGCAGTGGGGCAAGGACTGTAATAGAAATAGGGGTTCCCTGTGTTGGCAAAGGCCGGAGACAGATGCAAGGGAAGTGGAATCGGCAGAACTGGTGGTAGAAGCACTCCTGGATAAACAGACGTGGTGAAAGACGAAATGGAAGACTCGAGAACATCCCGTAGTGGGGTCACAGCGGATGTCTGGGAGGCCACTATGCTGGACTCTGTGGGGAAAGGTGTCATGGCTAGACAGGTGAGGACCCTGTGTTGACAAAGGTTGGGGAGAGGCTCAAGGTAAAAAGAGAAATCGTTCCTGGAAGTTCTATCCATTTTTAAGAACAGGCTCAAATCCTCATCCATCTCCCTTCGTGGCCAGGGGTGTCCCTGTTAGTTCTTGTACCCAGTGACTGCTCACAGCACCTCCTGCTGACCCACACAGCCTGCTGGTCCTCATGGGGTCAGTCTGGACTGACTGTAGGGTACCTCGTCCACCATTTCTCCTCATGTGGTCCTCAGACCACCAACATGGGACTGCCCTGATGACTTGCTAAAAATGCAGACTTAAGGACCCCACCCAACACCAAATGGATCGGCCCCTCTGAGAGGCCCCTGTGATTCTGACATACACTCAAGTCCAATCCACCATTTTTACACATGGGGACACTGAGGTCCAGACAAGGAGTGTGACTCCCCAGAGGTCTCACTTCCAGTCAGCAGAGCACTGGGCAAGAACCCAGGAATCAGGACCCTCCAGTCCAGAGCTCACTCCAACGCCTTATGCATCTCCCAACACCTGCACCCTTTTTCTTGGCTCTCTCGGTGGTCCCTCTGCTAATTTAAAAACTCTCTGAGATGAAAACACGATCTGCATGGTCTCCTCCATCCTCACAATCCTAGGACAAACTGCAGACTAAGGACAACCCGTGACACCTCGGCACATCTCCCAGAGCTGCGTGCACCTGCAGAGCCCCAGCCTCCTTCTGTAGCACCTACCTCGCAGACACAGGGCCTGCATGCCCCAGGACTCCATGCAGACCTGCAGATTCACCTGACCGGACATTCAACTGACCCCTCCCTGACCCAGGGCCTGAGGAAGCACATCAGGGGCTCCAGGAGTGGGACACCCACCTTGGATCCCAATCTACCCCCCTAACTGGCCTGCCTGCCCTTCCTCCCATCTCCCTGTGCCTGGGGAATGGGGAGGAGGGTATTGACATAAATGGCTGCATCCTCTTCCTGCCCCAGACACTCAAGCATCTTTGAAAACTCCacttccccttccctctcctttgGGCTGACCTCCCATAGCTGTCCTCCCCACCCTCAAAAAGAACATGCAAAGTTCTGACTGCCTTCAGCAGGCTCCACAACCCGCCTTCTCCTTACCTCCCATGGCTGCCCCACAGGTGCCACCCCAAGCAGACAGCAACTGCCCTTGTCCTTGCTCTTCACTCCAGCGCCTGCAGACACATCTGGGCACCTTTTCCTTTAGCTAAATCCACGTAGCCTGACCAAGCTGAAGATAGGGTCTGCCTGCTTGGGAAATTCCAGCCCACCCTGGGTGCCCTGTCCTTCACTCCAGCAGCAGGTCCAGCCTGAGATCAGCACTGACCTCTCCCAGGAGGTCTCTCCTGGGCCAGCTCCTAGAACATGCCCTGTACTTTCACCTTCTAAGCTCAGGTATCATTACTTCACGATAACCCTGGGCTATAGGCTATCCCTGCCCTCCCGCTCTCCGTGGTACAGCCTAGGAACTCCTGATTAGAGAAGTCAGGTGAGGTGCCTGCCTGGCACAGCCCGTTTTGGAGAGTGACAGGGAGGTAAGCCCCCATCACTACCAGGGCCTGTATGGGCCAAAAATCCCTACAACCTTGGGACTGGGGCAAGCCTCTGCTCATTCATTCACAGTTTGTTTTCATCATTCTAATAATTCACAATCACCACGCTCGGAAACCTGCCTCAGATCCTCTTCTCTTGTATCAATGTCCCCTACCCCCATCCACAGCCCTATGCCTGCTCTTCAGGGAGGGGGACTGGGGACGTGGTCTGATCAGTggggcgctctcaaccagtgggatcAGGACGCTGAAGGCCGGATGCAGGGAACCTCGGTGTCCAAGCAGGGGACTGAAGAGTGAACGGCGGAAAGCGGACACGGTGGGAAGAGATGGCGGGGTTCGTCTCCGCAACGTCCCCACCCCATCGCAGTCTCCGAGGCCGGAGCGGCTGCCTACGGCGCCACCTAGCGGCCACCGCCCGAGAACCGAGCGTGGACCAGCTGGGATCCCCGGGCTTGCGGGGTCCGGTTCCTGCGGGGCACGCGGGCGGGCGGGCTGGGGGACGCCCAGCTTGGAGAGCTGGACGCGCGGTCCAGGACTAGGCACGTCTCTGGATTCGGACGGACCCCGCGACGCTCCGCGAGACCTCGAGAGCCAGCGCTCTCCACTCCTCGTGCCGGCAGACCCAAGCCCGGGGCGTCGCGGAGGCGCTCGGCGACCGAGTGAGCGTGCGCGCGCACGCCCCACGCAGCGCCCCGCACGGCCGCGCGCACGCACGCCCCGGCGCTCGCCCGCGCCGGCCGGTCTCCCACGCAGCGGGGCGCGCGGGCTGGCGAGCAGGCTGTCCCGGGAGACAGAGGCGTTCCCGCGCGGCACCCGAGCGCGGGCGCGCCGCTGCACACTTTCCACTCTCCCCTTGGGCTTGGGGACGCCGCCCCGGCCAAATCGTCCCCATCGGTGCCCCCCTGGAGGGCAGGACGTAGGGGTCCGCGCGGCTCAGGCCCCTCGGAGCAGGTTAGGGACGCCAGGGCCAGGCCGCTCCCACCTGCCGGTCGCGGCGTCCAATGAGAGCCTGGCCTGGTGATGTCATGCCCCGACCGGACCCCGGTGACGAAAGTCCGAGGTCACCCATCAGGGAACCAGCGCAAACCCACCCGCGGGGGTTCCGGAAGTTTCCACTGCGGCGGGCAGCGGAGTGCGGCCTCGCCCCGTAGCCGTGCGCTTGCCGCCACGGTGGCCTGCCTTCTCGGGTGTCCCGGAgtcacctctccctcccctggggTCTCCTTCCTCCACGGGGGCCCCCTTCATTTCCACTCTTGATCTCATGTCCGTATCTTCATTCCCACAGGTGTGCCCTCATCCTCAGGAGTGTCCCACGTCACCTTTTCTCCACCAGTGCCACCCGGACCCCTGAGGGGGTCCTCAGCCGTATTTTCACCTGCCAGTCCTCCCATGCCACCCCTGCCGTGTCGTGGCCAGGGATGCTCATTTATTCGGCCCCCAGCCCCGACCGAGGCCGTCAGTGTGTCTGAGTGTGTCCGTCCGTCTGTGAATGTCGGTCGCTGCgtttgtggctgtcactgcatgaGACCGTCTGCGTGTGTCTGTCTCCGCGGGCTTCTGTTCGTCTGTCTGTCACTGTGGGTGTCTGCTCCGCCGCTGCGGGTCTTTAGGTCGTGTCTGTTCACCGCGTGTCTGTCCGTTTGTCGGCGTCTGTCACTGGAGTCCGTCTGGGCtccgagggagggagagagaggggaggtggCGGCCcggggaagcggggaggggcgggggcggagACAgtgggcgggggcgggcgggggcgccgTGCGGCCCGGAGGGGGTGTGTGCGGGGGGCCGGAGGCGGCGGCTGTCAGAGTCGGCTCAGCCTGCGCCGGGGAACATCGGCCGCCTCCAGCTCCCGGCGCGGCCCGGCCCGGCTCGGCCGCCTCAGGTGAGTCTCCCGTCCCGCCCGGGACCCTCCCCCGGCCCGCGGCGCATTCTGCGTCCGAGGGACACTGCGCTCCCCGTGGGATCCAGGCCCCCAATCGGGACGCCCACCGCGCCCCCGGGCCTGCCCAGCGACGCCCCCCGCCGCCCCACACGCATCCTTAACTCTTCCGTCGCCGCCGCGTACCTACGGTCGCCCGCGCGGGAGCCGGCACCCCGCAGGGCCGGCCGCCGCCTCTGCTCTCGAATTCCAGTGGGGACCCCCGAGCGCCCCTTCCCCCGCTCGCCCCCAAGTCGGGCCACTGGAAGACTCCCCCTGCTTAGGGCGGAACCCGAGCTGCGCAGGTTCCTGGCGCCCGGCTGGCCCCCCCGCCGCCCCGGATCCCGCGAACCCAGCGCCCCTGCGCAGCGCCCAGCCGAAGCCCCCTCCGAGGCCCAGGCGTCCCCCTCCCGCGGGGACTCCGTCTCTATTTTTGGGGAAGGGGAGGCTCAGCGGAAGCCCCGAGTTATAATTAGCACCACTCGGGTTTCCTAGTTAAGCTCCAGCACCACCACCCCACCTCAGGGCGGCCGGGACTGGGTGAGGGGTGACCACCGGGAGAGGGGGGAGTTCCGACCCGGGGAATTTTGATCCCTTGGCTGGAGATGCCGGAACCGCGGCAGCTGCTGCCCAAAAATAGCGCCCCCGCCCCTGCAGCCGGGGATCTCCGGAGCCCCGAGAACACAGGCGTCCCGGCTCGCCCTTCAGACCTTTCTGCAACGCCCGCGAGCCCTCAGACCCCCGCCCCAAGTTCCCGGCTCCTGGACTCCGGGCGGGGAGCGCCGTCCTTTTCTCGGTCTCTACTGCCCCCCGCTGGCGGCAGCGTGCATCACAGCATCCGACGGATGGGGGACTCGAGTCCTGGAGGGCCAAGGCCGGCGAGTCTGTTCTGAGGCTAGGCGAGCGGCGTGCGCAGCTGACGGGCACCAGCGCGCTGTGCCAGACAGTGGATGAGGCGGGGCAGCGTGGCGCAGGGTGTGGAGTAGGCAGGATTTGGGACCTGCGGCTTCCACACCCTGAATGCCCAACCCACcccccagccctggccaacaCAGGAGAGGCTGCGCCTTCACGCAACCGCAAGGTCCCCCATGGGTGGCCCCGACCCTGTCGGGGGGGCCGTGCCCACCCTGCTCACACTGGGCCCAACCCAGGCCACCCAGccctgggaaggaggggagggtgtAGCTTGGCAGGGCTCAGCTCTGTTCTGGCACTTGTCTGTCTGGGTGTGTGCGTGCCTGAGCTCTGTCCCCTCTTGGTTCTCCCTGTCCGCCTGTgtccttttctcccttcctcccttcctccatttctcttctcctctctgacAACCTGCGCCACCTCCTCTGCAGCTCAGTGATAACCCCTGGGCAAGAGAGTTACCTAATCTCCTCTCTTCTGGCAGCCTCCGGCCTTCACCCTCTGCCTTTCTTTCTCCCAGCAGACGCCTGCCTGCCCTGGCAGCCATGAGGCCCCTGTGGTGTCCCCTGCACACGCCCTCCCTGGCCTCCccactccttctcctcctcctcttcctcctgggaGGAGGGACAGAGGCTGAGGACCCGGAGGATCCAGAGCTGCTGGTGACGGTGCATGGGGGCCGGCTGCGGGGCGTCCGCCTTATGGCCCCTGGGGGTCCTGTCTCTGCTTTTCTGGGCATCCCTTTCGCGGAGCCACCTGTGGGCCCCCGTCGCTTTCTGCCACCAGAGCCCAAGAGGCCCTGGCCAGGGGTGCTGGACGCCACAGCCTTCCAAAGTGTCTGCTACCAATATGTGGACACCTTGTACCCTGGCTTTAAGGGCACCGAGATGTGGAACCCTAACCGTGAGCTGAGCGAAGACTGCCTCTACCTCAACGTGTGGACACCATACCCCCGGCCTGCATCCCCCACCCCTGTCCTCATCTGGATCTACGGGGGTGGCTTCTACAGCGGGGCCTCCTCCCTGGATGTGTATGATGGCCGCTTCCTGACCCAGGCCGAGGGGACTGTGCTGGTGTCCATGAACTACCGGGTGGGAGCCTTCGGTTTCTTGGCCCTGCCAGGGAGCCGGGAGGCCCCAGGCAACGTGGGTCTGCTGGATCAGAGGCTGGCTCTGCAGTGGGTGCAGGAGAATGTGGCAGCCTTCGGGGGGGATCCAACATCAGTGACTCTGTTTGGGGAAAGTGCAGGTGCAGCCTCAGTGGGCATGCACCTGTTGTCACCACCCAGCCGGGGCCTGTTCCACAGGGCTGTGCTGCAGAGCGGTGCACCCAATGGGCCCTGGGCCACGGTGGGCGTGGGAGAGGCCCGCCGCAGGGCCACACTGCTGGCCCGCCTGGTAGGCTGTCCCCTGGGAGGCACTGGTGGCAATGACACAGAGCTGGTCGCTTGCCTGCGGACCCGGCCAGCTCAGGACCTGGTGGACCACGAGTGGCACGTGCTGCCTCAGGAAAGCGTGTTCCGCTTCTCCTTCGTGCCTGTGGTGGACGGAGACTTCCTCAGTGACACGCCCGAGGCCCTCATCAACGCTGGAGACTTCCACAGCCTGCAGGTGACTAGTGGCTGGAGGGGTTGGAGCTGGTTCTTCTAGGCCTGTTCTCCCACCCATCCCTCCCCTTGGGGACCCAGGCATGAGGGCTCCTCAGACCCACTCCCGAAGGCTCTGGCTTCTGTTACCCTGGTCACACTCTCCTCCCTGAGGGCTGAATCCCAGGGTGGTCAGTGGGACAGAGGAAAGGAAATGTGggtatattttctctctctctgccccttcccCAACCTTGTACTCCTTGCCTCCACGGTTCTGGGTCTATAACCGTTCATTTCTCTGGCTCTTTGTCCATCTGtttctgtctgcctgtctgtctgtgccCCCGCCCTTTTCCCTCCATCCTGTCCCCCCAGGTGCTGGTGGGTGTGGTGAAGGATGAGGGCTCCTATTTTCTGGTTTACGGGGCCCCAGGCTTCAGCAAAGACAACGAGTCTCTCATCAGCCGGGCCCAGTTCCTGGCCGGGGTGCGGGTCGGGGTCCCCCAGGCGAGTGCCCTGGCTGCCGAGGCTGTggtcctgcattatacagactgGCTGCACCCTGAGGACCCGGCGCGCCTGAGGGAGGCCATGAGTGATGTGGTGGGCGACCACAACGTCGTGTGCCCCGTGGCCCAGCTGGCTGGGCGACTGGCTGCCCAGGGTGCTCGGGTCTATGCCTACATCTTTGAACACCGCGCGTCTACACTCTCCTGGCCCCTCTGGATGGGGGTGCCCCACGGATACGAGATTGAGTTCATCTTTGGGCTCCCCCTGGAACCCTCGCTAAACTACACCGTTGAGGAGAGAACCTTTGCCCAGCGACTGATGAGATACTGGGCCAACTTCGCCCGCACAGGGTCAGCAGTGCTGTGGGGAGGAGGGCCTCTGGGAGCCAGGGAGGCAAGGAGGGgacaaacagagagagagagacaagcagagacagacagaaatgGCCAGAGAGGGAAAAGTTCACAAAGGAAAGgagacaaagggggagagagagcccAACAAAGGAGacccagagaggaagggaggtgggATAGCAGATCCTGAAGAGATGAGGACAGAGGTGGAGGGAGGCGAAGCGAAGAGAGAGaccaggagagagacaaaggagtcACCACAGTAGTCAGAAGCATGAACTGT is a genomic window containing:
- the ACHE gene encoding acetylcholinesterase isoform X2; protein product: MRPLWCPLHTPSLASPLLLLLLFLLGGGTEAEDPEDPELLVTVHGGRLRGVRLMAPGGPVSAFLGIPFAEPPVGPRRFLPPEPKRPWPGVLDATAFQSVCYQYVDTLYPGFKGTEMWNPNRELSEDCLYLNVWTPYPRPASPTPVLIWIYGGGFYSGASSLDVYDGRFLTQAEGTVLVSMNYRVGAFGFLALPGSREAPGNVGLLDQRLALQWVQENVAAFGGDPTSVTLFGESAGAASVGMHLLSPPSRGLFHRAVLQSGAPNGPWATVGVGEARRRATLLARLVGCPLGGTGGNDTELVACLRTRPAQDLVDHEWHVLPQESVFRFSFVPVVDGDFLSDTPEALINAGDFHSLQVLVGVVKDEGSYFLVYGAPGFSKDNESLISRAQFLAGVRVGVPQASALAAEAVVLHYTDWLHPEDPARLREAMSDVVGDHNVVCPVAQLAGRLAAQGARVYAYIFEHRASTLSWPLWMGVPHGYEIEFIFGLPLEPSLNYTVEERTFAQRLMRYWANFARTGDPNDPREPKAPQWPPYTAGAQQYVSLNLRPLEVRRGLRAQACAFWNSFLPKLLSATDTLDEAERQWKAEFHRWSSYMVHWKNQFDHYSKQDRCSDL
- the ACHE gene encoding acetylcholinesterase isoform X1, which produces MRPLWCPLHTPSLASPLLLLLLFLLGGGTEAEDPEDPELLVTVHGGRLRGVRLMAPGGPVSAFLGIPFAEPPVGPRRFLPPEPKRPWPGVLDATAFQSVCYQYVDTLYPGFKGTEMWNPNRELSEDCLYLNVWTPYPRPASPTPVLIWIYGGGFYSGASSLDVYDGRFLTQAEGTVLVSMNYRVGAFGFLALPGSREAPGNVGLLDQRLALQWVQENVAAFGGDPTSVTLFGESAGAASVGMHLLSPPSRGLFHRAVLQSGAPNGPWATVGVGEARRRATLLARLVGCPLGGTGGNDTELVACLRTRPAQDLVDHEWHVLPQESVFRFSFVPVVDGDFLSDTPEALINAGDFHSLQVLVGVVKDEGSYFLVYGAPGFSKDNESLISRAQFLAGVRVGVPQASALAAEAVVLHYTDWLHPEDPARLREAMSDVVGDHNVVCPVAQLAGRLAAQGARVYAYIFEHRASTLSWPLWMGVPHGYEIEFIFGLPLEPSLNYTVEERTFAQRLMRYWANFARTGDPNDPREPKAPQWPPYTAGAQQYVSLNLRPLEVRRGLRAQACAFWNSFLPKLLSATASEAPSTCPGPAHGEAPPRPRPGLPLPILLLPFLLLSRLLRL